In one window of Streptomyces sp. FXJ1.172 DNA:
- a CDS encoding FadR/GntR family transcriptional regulator translates to MSWESDAQGLGDRLAPVLRPVRAGNGFEEALEQILQVVRLGLVPGGQRLPAERELAERLGISRVTLREVLKVLQDQGLVEARRGRYGGTFVRPRADVGGEDELRRRIAEVDIEDVLRFREVLEVGAAGLCAAHGLDDEQADRLREALDRTHEAPLADYRRLDTLLHLTIAELCGSPSLTAQYAAVRATVNELLDCIPLLVRNLEHSQRQHTALVEAVLDGDADGAREMMREHCAGTAALLRGFLA, encoded by the coding sequence ATGTCCTGGGAGAGTGACGCTCAGGGGCTGGGTGACCGGCTCGCTCCGGTGTTGCGGCCGGTGCGGGCCGGCAACGGCTTCGAGGAGGCGCTGGAGCAGATCCTCCAGGTCGTACGGCTCGGTCTGGTGCCCGGCGGGCAGCGGCTGCCGGCCGAGCGGGAGCTGGCCGAGCGGCTCGGGATCAGCCGGGTGACGCTGCGCGAGGTGCTGAAGGTGCTCCAGGACCAGGGGCTGGTGGAGGCGCGGCGCGGGCGCTACGGCGGAACGTTCGTCCGGCCGCGCGCGGACGTCGGCGGCGAGGACGAGCTGCGGCGGCGGATCGCCGAGGTCGACATCGAGGACGTGCTGCGCTTCCGCGAGGTGCTGGAGGTGGGGGCGGCCGGGCTGTGCGCGGCGCACGGGCTCGACGACGAGCAGGCGGACCGGCTGCGCGAGGCACTGGACCGCACCCACGAGGCCCCGCTCGCCGACTACCGGCGGCTGGACACCCTGCTGCATCTGACGATCGCCGAGCTGTGCGGCTCCCCGTCCCTGACCGCGCAGTACGCCGCGGTCCGGGCCACGGTCAACGAGCTGCTCGACTGCATCCCGCTGCTGGTGCGCAACCTGGAGCACTCCCAGCGGCAGCACACCGCGCTGGTGGAGGCGGTGCTGGACGGGGACGCGGACGGGGCGCGGGAGATGATGCGCGAGCACTGCGCGGGCACGGCGGCCCTGCTGCGGGGCTTCCTGGCGTAG
- a CDS encoding gamma-glutamyl-gamma-aminobutyrate hydrolase family protein — translation MTVRPLIGISTYLESRTRWGVWELEAALLPAGYPRLVQRAGGLAAMLPPDAPGFAAQTVAQLDGLVIAGGPDVAPARYGAERDPRTGPPAPARDAWELALIEAALDAGVPVLGICRGMQLLNVALGGTLVQHLDGHTKAAGVFGDHPVKPVPGSLYAGIVPEEATVPTHHHQAVDRLGTGLVPSAHAADGTVEAIELPGARGWVLGVQWHPEMDEDPRVMRALIAAAS, via the coding sequence ATGACCGTACGACCGCTGATCGGCATCAGTACGTATCTGGAGTCGCGCACGCGCTGGGGCGTGTGGGAGCTGGAGGCGGCCCTGCTGCCGGCCGGCTATCCGCGGCTGGTGCAGCGGGCCGGCGGCCTGGCCGCGATGCTGCCGCCGGACGCGCCCGGGTTCGCGGCGCAGACCGTGGCCCAGCTGGACGGGCTGGTGATCGCCGGCGGTCCGGACGTGGCCCCGGCCCGGTACGGCGCCGAACGCGACCCCCGCACGGGCCCGCCCGCGCCGGCCCGCGACGCCTGGGAACTCGCCCTGATCGAGGCCGCGTTGGACGCCGGGGTGCCGGTGCTGGGCATCTGCCGGGGCATGCAGCTGCTGAACGTGGCGCTCGGCGGGACGCTGGTGCAGCACCTGGACGGACACACGAAGGCGGCCGGGGTGTTCGGCGACCACCCGGTGAAGCCGGTGCCGGGGAGCTTGTACGCCGGGATCGTCCCGGAGGAGGCGACGGTACCCACCCACCACCACCAGGCTGTCGACCGGCTCGGCACGGGACTGGTGCCCTCGGCCCACGCGGCGGACGGCACGGTGGAGGCGATCGAACTGCCGGGGGCCCGGGGCTGGGTACTGGGCGTGCAGTGGCACCCCGAGATGGACGAGGATCCGCGGGTGATGCGGGCACTGATCGCTGCCGCGAGCTGA